From a single Nicotiana tomentosiformis chromosome 2, ASM39032v3, whole genome shotgun sequence genomic region:
- the LOC104085362 gene encoding uncharacterized protein isoform X2 — MEIYGEDQRLKEEEEEMIEESSDDCTSSSEDEGTDDYRRGGYHAVRIGDAFKGGRYVVQSKLGWGHFSTVWLAWDTLMSQFVALKVQKSAQHYTEAALDEITILKQIAEGDPDGSKSVVKLLDHFKHSGPNGQHVCMVFEYLGDNLLTLIKYTDYKGLPIHKVKELCFHVLVGLDYLHRQLSIIHTDLKPENILLCSMIDPSKDPRKSGAPLILPDNKDVKGRVTFNGNVNKNQKKKIRRKAKEAAQGFAGKKAIESSLNVKSSADFPNDQLVGLASVNRSSNTDAATASGKEHVGSKRGSGSRRRKTLESYDLKCKLVDFGNACWTYKQFTDNIQTRQYRCPEVILGSKYSTSADLWSFACICFELATGDVLFDPYSGDNFDRDEDHLALMMELLGTMPRKIALGGRYSREFFNRHGDLRHIRRLRFWPLDKVLVEKYEFSKQDAKDLADFLIPILDFVPETRPTAAQCLLHPWMNTGPNSLEPRAPDAQSKATDTVNSEQIKSVKERKEAMEVVMGNMAIN, encoded by the exons ATGGAGATATACGGTGAGGATCAGAGGTTAAAGGAAGAAGAGGAGGAGATGATTGAAGAGAGCAGTGATGATTGTACTTCTTCTTCAGAAGACGAAGGCACAGATGATTACAGGCGAGGAGGTTATCATGCCGTTCGCATAGGCGATGCTTTCAAAGGCGGCCGTTATGTTGTTCAGAGCAAGCTCGGTTGGGGCCATTTCTCCACTGTTTGGCTCGCTTGGGATACTCTCATGTCC CAATTTGTAGCATTGAAAGTACAAAAAAGTGCACAGCACTACACGGAGGCAGCATTGGATGAAATAACAATTCTAAAGCAGATCGCAGAAGGTGATCCAGACGGGAGTAAAAGTGTAGTGAAGTTACTGGATCATTTTAAGCACTCAGGTCCAAACGGCCAACATGTGTGTATGGTTTTTGAGTATTTGGGTGACAATCTCTTGACACTTATTAAATATACTGATTATAAAGGACTGCCTATTCACAAGGTTAAAGAACTTTGTTTCCATGTTCTAGTGGGTTTGGATTATTTACACCGACAGCTTTCTATCATACACACTGATTTGAAACCAGAGAACATTCTTCTCTGTTCCATGATTGATCCGTCTAAGGATCCGAGAAAATCAGGAGCCCCTCTTATTCTTCCTGATAATAAGGACGTGAAGGGTCGTGTAACATTCAATGGGAATGTaaataagaaccaaaagaagaaGATCAGAAGAAAGGCCAAAGAAGCAGCTCAAGGTTTTGCAGGGAAGAAAGCTATTGAGTCGTCTCTCAATGTAAAATCAAGTGCAGATTTCCCAAATGATCAGCTTGTTGGTTTAGCCAGTGTTAATAGATCGTCTAATACTGATGCTGCAACAGCTAGTGGGAAAGAACATGTTGGTTCCAAGAGAGGCAGTGGTTCTAGAAGGAGGAAGACACTGGAGTCTTATGACCTAAAATGCAAATTGGTTGATTTTGGGAATGCTTGTTGGACATACAAACAGTTCACAGACAATATTCAGACGAGGCAGTATAGGTGTCCTGAAGTTATTCTTGGGTCTAAATATTCAACCTCAGCAGATCTTTGGTCCTTTGCTTGCATTTGTTTTGAGCTTGCCACTGGTGATGTGTTGTTTGATCCTTACAGTGGTGACAACTTCGATAGAGATGAG GACCACCTAGCACTAATGATGGAGCTTCTCGGAACAATGCCCCGAAAA ATTGCCTTGGGTGGGCGTTATTCACGTGAGTTCTTCAATAGGCATGGTGACTTGAGGCACATCAGACGGTTACGCTTTTGGCCCTTAGATAAGGTCCTCGTAGAGAAATACGAATTCAGTAAGCAAGATGCAAAGGATTTGGCTGATTTCCTGATCCCAATACTTGATTTTGTCCCAGAGACACGGCCAACTGCAGCTCAGTGCCTTCTTCATCCATGGATGAACACAGGTCCCAACAGTTTGGAACCTCGCGCGCCTGATGCACAGTCTAAAGCCACTGATACTGTAAACTCTGAGCAGATTAAGAGTGTGAAGGAAAGGAAAGAGGCTATGGAGGTTGTAATGGGGAATATGGCTATTAACTAG
- the LOC104085362 gene encoding uncharacterized protein isoform X1 has protein sequence MEIYGEDQRLKEEEEEMIEESSDDCTSSSEDEGTDDYRRGGYHAVRIGDAFKGGRYVVQSKLGWGHFSTVWLAWDTLMSQFVALKVQKSAQHYTEAALDEITILKQIAEGDPDGSKSVVKLLDHFKHSGPNGQHVCMVFEYLGDNLLTLIKYTDYKGLPIHKVKELCFHVLVGLDYLHRQLSIIHTDLKPENILLCSMIDPSKDPRKSGAPLILPDNKDVKGRVTFNGNVNKNQKKKIRRKAKEAAQGFAGKKAIESSLNVKSSADFPNDQLVGLASVNRSSNTDAATASGKEHVGSKRGSGSRRRKTLESYDLKCKLVDFGNACWTYKQFTDNIQTRQYRCPEVILGSKYSTSADLWSFACICFELATGDVLFDPYSGDNFDRDEDHLALMMELLGTMPRKVRESTFNHFKVITIVCSHFINMLCPFQIALGGRYSREFFNRHGDLRHIRRLRFWPLDKVLVEKYEFSKQDAKDLADFLIPILDFVPETRPTAAQCLLHPWMNTGPNSLEPRAPDAQSKATDTVNSEQIKSVKERKEAMEVVMGNMAIN, from the exons ATGGAGATATACGGTGAGGATCAGAGGTTAAAGGAAGAAGAGGAGGAGATGATTGAAGAGAGCAGTGATGATTGTACTTCTTCTTCAGAAGACGAAGGCACAGATGATTACAGGCGAGGAGGTTATCATGCCGTTCGCATAGGCGATGCTTTCAAAGGCGGCCGTTATGTTGTTCAGAGCAAGCTCGGTTGGGGCCATTTCTCCACTGTTTGGCTCGCTTGGGATACTCTCATGTCC CAATTTGTAGCATTGAAAGTACAAAAAAGTGCACAGCACTACACGGAGGCAGCATTGGATGAAATAACAATTCTAAAGCAGATCGCAGAAGGTGATCCAGACGGGAGTAAAAGTGTAGTGAAGTTACTGGATCATTTTAAGCACTCAGGTCCAAACGGCCAACATGTGTGTATGGTTTTTGAGTATTTGGGTGACAATCTCTTGACACTTATTAAATATACTGATTATAAAGGACTGCCTATTCACAAGGTTAAAGAACTTTGTTTCCATGTTCTAGTGGGTTTGGATTATTTACACCGACAGCTTTCTATCATACACACTGATTTGAAACCAGAGAACATTCTTCTCTGTTCCATGATTGATCCGTCTAAGGATCCGAGAAAATCAGGAGCCCCTCTTATTCTTCCTGATAATAAGGACGTGAAGGGTCGTGTAACATTCAATGGGAATGTaaataagaaccaaaagaagaaGATCAGAAGAAAGGCCAAAGAAGCAGCTCAAGGTTTTGCAGGGAAGAAAGCTATTGAGTCGTCTCTCAATGTAAAATCAAGTGCAGATTTCCCAAATGATCAGCTTGTTGGTTTAGCCAGTGTTAATAGATCGTCTAATACTGATGCTGCAACAGCTAGTGGGAAAGAACATGTTGGTTCCAAGAGAGGCAGTGGTTCTAGAAGGAGGAAGACACTGGAGTCTTATGACCTAAAATGCAAATTGGTTGATTTTGGGAATGCTTGTTGGACATACAAACAGTTCACAGACAATATTCAGACGAGGCAGTATAGGTGTCCTGAAGTTATTCTTGGGTCTAAATATTCAACCTCAGCAGATCTTTGGTCCTTTGCTTGCATTTGTTTTGAGCTTGCCACTGGTGATGTGTTGTTTGATCCTTACAGTGGTGACAACTTCGATAGAGATGAG GACCACCTAGCACTAATGATGGAGCTTCTCGGAACAATGCCCCGAAAAGTAAGAGAAAGCACCTTTAACCACTTCAAAGTTATTACAATTGTGTGCAGTCATTTTATCAACATGTTATGTCCTTTCCAGATTGCCTTGGGTGGGCGTTATTCACGTGAGTTCTTCAATAGGCATGGTGACTTGAGGCACATCAGACGGTTACGCTTTTGGCCCTTAGATAAGGTCCTCGTAGAGAAATACGAATTCAGTAAGCAAGATGCAAAGGATTTGGCTGATTTCCTGATCCCAATACTTGATTTTGTCCCAGAGACACGGCCAACTGCAGCTCAGTGCCTTCTTCATCCATGGATGAACACAGGTCCCAACAGTTTGGAACCTCGCGCGCCTGATGCACAGTCTAAAGCCACTGATACTGTAAACTCTGAGCAGATTAAGAGTGTGAAGGAAAGGAAAGAGGCTATGGAGGTTGTAATGGGGAATATGGCTATTAACTAG